TTTTCTAAAACGCTGTCACGGGTCAGGAATGTCTTTTGAAATACGATGGCTACATTTTTCAGAATGGTATCGTAGTCAAGCTCTTTGACATTTTTTCCACCAATCAGCACTTCGCCCTCCTGCACATCATAGAAGCGGGAGATCAGTTCAATCACAGTGCTTTTACCGGCACCAGACTGTCCCACAAGAGCCATGCGTTCCCCGTCATTGATTTTGAGGTTGACGCCTTGCAGTACATCGGTCTTGCCGTCATAGGAAAATCGGACATTGCGAAGTTCAATATCGTGATTTTGGGGAAAGTCCGTTCCACCCTCATAAATCGGAATATCCAGGATTTCTTTGGTCTTGGTAACAGCGTTCAGTACATTAGCAAAATTAGTCCCCAGTTCTTGCAGGGGGCGGATTTCCGTCAGATACATGGAACCTACATAGACGAACAGCAAAAATGCGCTGGCCGCCAGTGAGCCTTTGAGGAAAAACATTCCGCCGATTGGAACCATCAGCAACATCCCACATTCGATGATAACAACAAAGGCCGCATAAGGTGGCCCCATGCGCCGGGAAGTTTCATTCCACATGGCGTTTTCTTCCTGGATAGCGTCTGAAAACTTTTGAAACGATTTGCTCCCCATGTTATAGGCTTTAATCAATTTCATGCCGCTGATGTACTCAATCATAACCGAGTTCAGTGTGGTAATGGAGTGATTGGCCCGTTCCATCAGGTCATCCGTATTGCGGAACATCATCCCCATTACAACAACAGCAAGGATCAGCGGAACCAGGGAAATCAATGCCAGAGGAATATTGACGGTCATCAGATAAATAAAGATGACTACCGGCCCCACCAGATAGCACACAAGGTCAGGAAGGTTATGGGCCAGAAACAGCTCCAACTTTTCAATATCTTCATTCAGAACCGTTTTTATGTCCCCGGTGCGCCGTTCATTCAAGGCCCCTAAAGGCGCTCTGGCCATGTGTTCTGCAACCATGCAGCGCACTTTGAAAAGAGCGCCATAGGCCCCTTTGTGGGCTGCTACGCCGGAACAGCCAAACAGGGCAAACCGCAAAGTTACCGCCACTGCAATCATTACCACGGTATGTACAACAAGTTCCTGCGTGCAGGTATGATTGAAGGTGGCGTCCATCAGCCGGTAAATTCCAATGTAAGGGACGATAATGCAAAGACCGCTGACCGCCGATAGAAAAATTGCCAGGAACAGCCAGATTTTTTGCTCACCGGCCCAGTGGAGCAGCAAAGCTACTCTGTTTTCTTTTTTCTGTTTCATAGATCACCTCTCCTTTCCATCTGAAACAGAGAACAGCTCTCTCAATTTCGGGAGGGCATCCATTGTAACTGGTACATCATCGGGCATTTCGCCCTCGTCAAAATGCAAGACACGAGAACAGGTACGGCAGACAAACTCAAAATCATGAGTGACAATGAAAATGACTTTTCCCATATCGGATAATCGTTGAATCAGTCCCGCCACCTGCGTCATACTGTCAAAGTCAAGACCGCTGGTCGGTTCATCAAATACAAGCAAGTCTTTCCCACAAATCATGCTGACAGCTACAGCTACTCGTTGCTTTTGACCGCCAGAAAGCGTGTTTGGATGGCGCTCCCGATATGGGGTAAGGCCTAATTCCTCCAAAGTTGCATTTACCAGTGTTTGAT
The sequence above is drawn from the Anaerostipes hadrus ATCC 29173 = JCM 17467 genome and encodes:
- a CDS encoding ABC transporter ATP-binding protein yields the protein MKQKKENRVALLLHWAGEQKIWLFLAIFLSAVSGLCIIVPYIGIYRLMDATFNHTCTQELVVHTVVMIAVAVTLRFALFGCSGVAAHKGAYGALFKVRCMVAEHMARAPLGALNERRTGDIKTVLNEDIEKLELFLAHNLPDLVCYLVGPVVIFIYLMTVNIPLALISLVPLILAVVVMGMMFRNTDDLMERANHSITTLNSVMIEYISGMKLIKAYNMGSKSFQKFSDAIQEENAMWNETSRRMGPPYAAFVVIIECGMLLMVPIGGMFFLKGSLAASAFLLFVYVGSMYLTEIRPLQELGTNFANVLNAVTKTKEILDIPIYEGGTDFPQNHDIELRNVRFSYDGKTDVLQGVNLKINDGERMALVGQSGAGKSTVIELISRFYDVQEGEVLIGGKNVKELDYDTILKNVAIVFQKTFLTRDSVLENIRMGSNATLEEVRAAAKEAQIDDFIMSLPDGYDTKVGSFGSRFSGGEKQRIAIARAILKNAPILILDEATSASDPENQMEIDKAIQNLCKGKTVIVVAHRLSALKMCNRVAVVENHTITSVGTHEEVRKNNAYYRNAWKDYETARNITYQLEGGEQHE